ATCCCGCGCGAGAGAATCGCGCCGAGCCCGACGGCCGATTTCACCGTACCGGCCCACGTCGTCCCGGCCTCGGTGATACCGACGTGGAGCGGGTACGGCATCCGCTCCGCGATCGTCGTGTATGCCTCGAGGGCCATCTCGACGTCGCTCGCCTTGACCGAGACCACGATATCGTGAAAGTCGAGGTCCTCGAGAATCCGGATCTCGTCGAGCGCGCTGTCGACGAGCGCGGCGGCGCAGGGTTCCCCGTACTTCCGCAGCATTTCCTTGGAAAGGGAGCCGATGTTGGCGCCCACCCGGATCGGCACGCCCCGACCCTTGGCCTCGCGGGCGACCGCGCGCACGCGGTCCTCGCTGCCGATGTTGCCCGGATTGAGCCGAAGCTTGTCCACCCCGGCCTCCAGCGACGCCAGCGCGAGCCGGTAGTCGAAGTGGATGTCGGCGACGAGCGGCACGTGAATGCGGGCCTTGATCGCCGGCAGCGCGTCCGCCGCCGCGCGGTCCGGCACCGCCACCCGCGCGATCTCGACGCCGGCCTGTTCGAGGGCGAGAATCTGGGCGACCGTCGCCTCGGGATCCCGGGTGTCGGTCGTGGTCATCGACTGGACGGCGATCGGCGCGCCTCCGCCCACCGGCACGCGCCCGACCATCACCCGCCTTGTCTTCGTCCGATGCATCGGCGTTATTGTAGCACGCGCAGGTTACGGCAGCGGTAAGTGCACGGGATGCATGACGTCGCGCACGGTGAGCGCGAGAATCAAGCACAACAACAGCGCCAGCCCGACGAGATGGATGTAGCCCTCGCGGCGCGGATCGACGGGGCGCCGCCGGAGGCCCTCGATCACCAGGAACGCCGCGCGTCCGCCGTCGAGCGCGGGCAGCGGGAACAGGTTGAACAGCCCGATGATGATACTGAAGAACGCCGTAAAGTAGAGGAACGTCTCCCCGCCGGCGTGCGCCGCCTGCCCGAGCACGTTGACCGCCGTCACGGGCCCGCCGAGCTCGCCGAGGAGACGCCCGGACTGGATCAGATTGCCGAGCGCGGCGAGGTACGCGCCCGCGTCGCGGAACGTCGTCGCGGCACCCCAGCCCACCGCGCGCACGGGGTCGAGGCGCCCACGCACCACGGTCGGGGAGAAGCCGGTGATCCACACCTTCTGCCGCGGATCGAACCGCGTCGGCACGTGCAGAATGAACCTCCGCCCGTCGCGCTGGACGAGAATCGCCAGGGTGCGGTCCCCGCTGCGGTGGATGAGGTCGATCATCTGCTGGCCGTCGCGCATCAGCCGGCCGTCCACGGAGATGATCGTGTCGCCGGTCTTGAGTCCGGCCTGCGCCGCGGGATAGTCCGGGACGAGCGTCCCAACCTGGGTGCTCACGCGTAGCGGCACGCCGTACGACATGGCCACCGCCGCCAGCAGCACGATCGCCAGCACGAAGTTCATCGCCGGCCCCGCGAGCACGATGGCGAGCCGCCACCCGACCGACTTGCCGCGGAACGTACGCTCGGACGGCACGCCGGGGCTGTCGCTGTCTTCGCCGGCCATGTTCACGTAGCCGCCGATCGGCAGCAGGTTGAGGCTGTAGGTCGTCTCGCCGCGGGTCACCGCGAAGAGGCGCGGCCCGAACCCCATCGCAAACGCCTGCACGAGGATCCCGGCCCGCTTCGCCACCACGAGATGCCCCAGCTCGTGGACCAGGATCATGAGTTCCAAGGCCAGCACGGCCAGGATTATCGTCGACACTTCCCGTCCCCCTGTCTTACGCAGGACTGCCGGCCTTGCGGCCTCCTGCCCATTTCGTGCCTCGTCTCAGAACTCCATTATGCCGCGCACACCGCTTCTACAGCGGCGCGCGCCTCCCGATCCGCGGCGAGCACGTCCGCGAGCGAGCCGACCGGCCGCGGCACGTGTGCGTCGAGCGCGCGGCGCACCGCCTGGGCGATGTCGGTAAAACGGATGCGTCCGTCGAGGAATAAGCGCACGGCCGCCTCGTCGGCGGCGTTGAGGGCCGCGGGCGCGGTGCCGCCCCGCCGCAGCGCCTCGCGCGCAAGCTCCAGGCACGGGAACCGCGCGTCGTCCGGCGCTTCGAACTCGAGCGCGCCGAGCGCGCGCAGGTCGAGCCGGGCGATGCCCTGCGGTACGCGGCGCGGATACGTCAGCGCCGCCTGGATCGGCAGACGCATGTCGGCCGGTCCGAGCTGCGCCAGGATCGAGCCGTCTACGAGCTCGACGCAGGAGTGCACGATGCTCTGCGGATGGACCACCACCTCGATCCGCTCGGGCGCAACCCCGAACAGCCAGTGCGCCTCGATGATCTCGAGCCCTTTGTTCATCAAGGTGGCGGAGTCTACGGTCACCTTCGGCCCCATCTGCCACGTCGGGTGGCGCAGCGCGTCCTCGCGGGTGACCGCGACCAGCGCCTCCGCCGGCGTGCGGCGAAACGGCCCGCCGGACGCGGTCAGCCACAGCCGCGCGACGTCCCCCGCGGACCGTCCCTCCAAGCACTGCAGGATAGCCGAGTGCTCGCTGTCGACCGGCAGCAGCCGCCGGCCCGCGCGCGCGGCGGCCTCGACGACCAGCGCGCCGCCCGCGACGAGCGCCTCTTTCGTCGCCAGCGCGACGTCCGCGCCGGCGCGCAGCGCGGCCAGCGTAGGCGCCAGGCCGACGACGCCCTCGACCGCGACCACCACAAGATCGGCCCCGCCGGCGGCCAGGCGGTCGAGTCCCTCCGGTCCGGAGAACACCTCGCCGTCCCATCCCGGCACCGCGGCGCGCAGGGCTTCGGCGTCCTCGGGACGCTGCAGTGCCGCGGCCGCGGGACGGCATACCCGGATCTGCGCGGCGAGCGCCGCGACGTCCCGGCGCGCGGCCAGCGCGGCCACCTCGATCTCGACACCGGCGGCGCGAAGCCGCCCGACGACGTCGAGCGTCGCGCGCCCAATGGAGCCGGTCGATCCGAGGAGCGCGATTCGCCGCGTCACGACCCGAGCCACCAGCGCATTACGAGATACCCCGTCACCGCGGCGAAGAGCAGTCCGTCGAAGCGATCGAGCATGCCTCCGTGCCCGGGCAGCACCCAGCCCGCGTCTTTCACGCCGACCTCGCGCTTGATCGACGACTCCCACAGGTCTCCGACGATGCTCGCGCCCGCGCAGAGGCCGCCGACGGCGAGGGCGACCCCGGGCGCCATGCCCGTCGCCCACGCAAACGCGAGGCCCACGAGCACCCCGGCCGCCACGCCGGCGGCGGCGCCCTCGCGGGATTTGTGCGGGCTCACGCGCGGCAACAGCTTGTGGCGGCCGATCGCAAGCCCGACGAAGTACGCGGCGCTGTCGGCCCCCCACACGGCGCAGATGACGAGCAGCGCCGGCACGGCGGTGTGGGGACCGCCCGGCGCCATCGGCAGCGCGCGAAGCCGGATCAAGAACGTCGCCAGGTAGGCGACGTAGAGCACGCCGAGCAGCGTGAGGCCGGTGTTGACGAGCGAGCGGTCGGGATGACCGCGCCGCAACTGTGTCAGGATCGTGTAGAACAGGAGCGCCGGCAGCACGAGGTCGGCCCACCCGGCCGGCCACGCCCCCGGCCACGCCGCCGCGATCGCGAGCCACAGACCGGCCGCCAGGCCGGCCTCCCAGATCGGCTGGTACCCTGCCCGCGCGACCATGCGGTAGAACTCGAGCAGCCCGACCACGATCAGCGCGCCGACGCCGGCCAGCAACCATGGCCCGCCGGCCAGCACGAGCGCGAGCACGAGCGGCACGCCCCAGATCGCCGTGAGCGCGCGCTGCGCGAGCGTGCGCCTTCGCTCGGCGGGGACGGCGGCGTCTCTGCCGCGCACCGTCGCCGCGACGTCCTGCACGCTATCCACGGTCCACGCCGCCGAATCGCCGCTCCCGCGCCTGATAGGCCGCCACCGCCGCCAGGAGATGCTCCGGCGTGAACTCCGGCCACGGCACGTCGGTAAAGTAGAGTTCCGTATATGCGGCCTGCCACAACAGGAAGTTGCTGAGACGCTGCTCGCCGCCCGTGCGAATGAGCAGATCCGGATCCGGCAGGTCCGGCGCGAAAAGATGGCGCGCGATCGTCTGCTCGTCGATCGCGTCCGGCGCAAGGACGCCGGCGGCCACGGCGCCCGCGATCCGGCGAACCGCTTCGGTCAGCTCCCGGCGGCTGCCGTAGTTGAGCGCGAGGTTGAGGATGATCGTCCCGTTGTCCCGGGTGAGCGCCGTGACCCGGCGGATCGCGTCCTGGACCTCCGGCGGCATCTCACCCACCAGCCCCGAGGCACGGAAGCGCACCCCGTTCGTGTGCAGCTCCTGCGCCTCGCCCTCGAGAGACTCGAGTAGCAACGCCATGAGCGCGTGCACTTCGCCCGCGGGGCGCCGCCAATTCTCGGTGCTGAACGCGTACAGTGTGAGCACCTCGATGCCGTACTCGCAGGCCCCGCGGAGCACGCGCCGCAGCGCCTCGCGCCCGGCACGGTGCCCTTCGACGCGGGACAGCCCGTGGCGCTCCGCCCACCGGCCGTTGCCGTCCATGATGATCGCCACGTGGCGCGGCATGCGCGTCCGATCGACGGCGTCCGCGCCGCGCGGCGCGTCCGACGCGGCGGGTGGGGCGCCCCCCGGCTCGGGCCCCTGAGAGTCGGCCTCCCCGTCGCGAGGAGGCCGAGTCCGGGCCGCGCCAAACCGCTCCGCGGTCACGTCTGCGCGCGCTCGCCGCTGACCACGAGGGCAACGCGGGTCCCCGAGGTCCGCTGCCGGAGCACGCGATACGGCGGCACGAGGGTGCGGCGCGGCGGACGCGTCTCGGACGTCTCGACGTCCGTCCAACCTGCCTCGGCGAGCGCGGCGCGGGCGTCGTCGAGGAGGTACCCCACCACGTTCGGCGGGGCGGCGGCGCGCATCAGACCTCGGTGATCTCCTTTTCCTTTGCCGCCAGCAGCGTGTCGACATCCTTGATGAACTGGTCGGTAAGCTTCTGCAGTTCGTCCTGATGGCGGCGCGCGTCGTCCTTCGAGAGGTCGCCCGCTTTCTCGAGCCGCTCCAGTTTTTCGCGGTTGTCGCGCCGGACGTTGCGGATGGCCACCCGGCCCTCTTCGGCCTGCTTGTGGACCACCTTGACGAGCTCCTTGCGCCGGTCGCCGGTGAGCGGCGGGATCGGCAGGCGGATCACCGCGCCGTCCGTCGAGGGCGTGAGACCGAGTTCGCTCTTCTGAATCGCCCGCTCGATCTCTTTGATCAGCTGCTTATCCCACGGCTGGATCACGAGCAGCCGCGCCTCCGGCACCGACACGTTGGCGACCTGAGTGATGGGCGTCGAGACGCCGTAGTAGTCGACGCTCACGCGCTCGAGCAGTGCCGGGCTGGCACGGCCGGTCCGAACCCCCGCGAACTCGCGCTTCGTGGCGTCCACGGCCTTCTGCATGTGGCTCTTCGCATCAGCGACGACCGCGTGCATCGGGGTTCCCTCCCCCTACCAGCGTCCCGATTTCCTCGCCCAGCACCGCGCGGCGGAGATTGCCCGGCCGCGAGATATCGAAGACGATGATCGGCATGCCGTTATCCATGCAGAGCGAGGTCGCGGTGGCGTCCATGACTTTGAGGCCGCGGTTGAGGACCTCCATGTAGTCCAGCCGGTTGAACCGGACGGCGTTCGCGGACTCGCGCGGGTCTTTGTCGTAGACGCCGTCCACGCCCCGCTTGGCCATCAGAATGGCGCCCGCTTCGATTTCGATCGCCCGCAGCGCCGCGGCGGTGTCCGTAGTGAAATACGGGCTGCCGGTGCCGCCGGCGAAGACCACGACCCGGCCTTTTTCCAGGTGGCGGATCGCGCGGCGTCGGATGTAGGGCTCGGCGACTTGGTGCATCTCGATCGCAGTCTGCACGCGCGTCTCGAGCCCCTCGCGCTCCATCGCGTCCTGCAGCGCGAGCGCGTTGATGACCGTCGCGAGCAGGCCCATGTAGTCGGCGGTGACCCGCGCCACGCCGGTCCGCGCCGCCACCTGCACGCCGCGCGCGATGTTGCCGCCGCCGACCACCAGCGCCACGTCCGCGCCGGACTCGCGGACGGCGCGGACCTCGCGCGCCACCAAATGCAGCACGTCGGGATCGAGGCTCCGTTCCCCGGAACCGCCGAGGGCCTCCCCGCTCAACTTGAGGAGGACGCGGCGGTACCTGGGCGCCGGCGCCTCGGTCATGCTTCGCCGAGCTTGAACCGGGCGAACCGGCGGACTTTGATGTTCTCCTTGGTCCGGGAGATGGCGTCGTGCACGACCTCGCCTATCGTCCGCGGTTTCGAGCCCTCGTCGCGGATGAACGGCTGGTCGAGCAGGCACACGGTCGCGAAGTACTTCTCGAGCTTGCCCTCGGCGATGCGCGCGGCGACCGCCTCGGGCTTGCCGTCCTGGATCGCCTGGGCCACGTAGGCGGCCCGCTCCGACTCGAGGGCGTCGGCCGCGATCTCCTCACGGGACACGTACCGCGGATCCGTCGCGGCGATCTGCATCGCGATGTCCCGCGCGAGCGTCTTGAACTCCTCGGTCCGCGCGACGAAATCGGTCTCGCAGTTGATCTCCACCAGCACGCCGAGCCGGCCGCCGGCGTGAATGTACGACGTCACGACGCCGTCGTTCGCGACGCGGCCGGTGCGCTTCGCGGCCGCCGCGAGCCCCTTGGCCCGCAGCACCTGCACGGCCTTCTCGATGTCCCCGCCGCACTCGGCCAACGCGTTGCGGCAGTCGATGATGCCGGCGCCGGTCCGCTCGCGCAGCGCCTTGACCTGCGCGGCGGAAATCTCTGTTG
This genomic interval from bacterium contains the following:
- the ispG gene encoding flavodoxin-dependent (E)-4-hydroxy-3-methylbut-2-enyl-diphosphate synthase, whose translation is MHRTKTRRVMVGRVPVGGGAPIAVQSMTTTDTRDPEATVAQILALEQAGVEIARVAVPDRAAADALPAIKARIHVPLVADIHFDYRLALASLEAGVDKLRLNPGNIGSEDRVRAVAREAKGRGVPIRVGANIGSLSKEMLRKYGEPCAAALVDSALDEIRILEDLDFHDIVVSVKASDVEMALEAYTTIAERMPYPLHVGITEAGTTWAGTVKSAVGLGAILSRGIGDTIRVSLATDPVEEVKAGFEVLKALGLRMRGPILVACPSCGRADVDIVALAEEVERRLAAYPVPIKVAVMGCAVNGPGEARMADLGVACGKGMGLIFKRGRIVASLPEADLLEAVMKEVEVVAREKQVAEES
- a CDS encoding M50 family metallopeptidase, which codes for MSTIILAVLALELMILVHELGHLVVAKRAGILVQAFAMGFGPRLFAVTRGETTYSLNLLPIGGYVNMAGEDSDSPGVPSERTFRGKSVGWRLAIVLAGPAMNFVLAIVLLAAVAMSYGVPLRVSTQVGTLVPDYPAAQAGLKTGDTIISVDGRLMRDGQQMIDLIHRSGDRTLAILVQRDGRRFILHVPTRFDPRQKVWITGFSPTVVRGRLDPVRAVGWGAATTFRDAGAYLAALGNLIQSGRLLGELGGPVTAVNVLGQAAHAGGETFLYFTAFFSIIIGLFNLFPLPALDGGRAAFLVIEGLRRRPVDPRREGYIHLVGLALLLCLILALTVRDVMHPVHLPLP
- the dxr gene encoding 1-deoxy-D-xylulose-5-phosphate reductoisomerase, whose translation is MARVVTRRIALLGSTGSIGRATLDVVGRLRAAGVEIEVAALAARRDVAALAAQIRVCRPAAAALQRPEDAEALRAAVPGWDGEVFSGPEGLDRLAAGGADLVVVAVEGVVGLAPTLAALRAGADVALATKEALVAGGALVVEAAARAGRRLLPVDSEHSAILQCLEGRSAGDVARLWLTASGGPFRRTPAEALVAVTREDALRHPTWQMGPKVTVDSATLMNKGLEIIEAHWLFGVAPERIEVVVHPQSIVHSCVELVDGSILAQLGPADMRLPIQAALTYPRRVPQGIARLDLRALGALEFEAPDDARFPCLELAREALRRGGTAPAALNAADEAAVRLFLDGRIRFTDIAQAVRRALDAHVPRPVGSLADVLAADREARAAVEAVCAA
- a CDS encoding phosphatidate cytidylyltransferase, yielding MDSVQDVAATVRGRDAAVPAERRRTLAQRALTAIWGVPLVLALVLAGGPWLLAGVGALIVVGLLEFYRMVARAGYQPIWEAGLAAGLWLAIAAAWPGAWPAGWADLVLPALLFYTILTQLRRGHPDRSLVNTGLTLLGVLYVAYLATFLIRLRALPMAPGGPHTAVPALLVICAVWGADSAAYFVGLAIGRHKLLPRVSPHKSREGAAAGVAAGVLVGLAFAWATGMAPGVALAVGGLCAGASIVGDLWESSIKREVGVKDAGWVLPGHGGMLDRFDGLLFAAVTGYLVMRWWLGS
- a CDS encoding isoprenyl transferase, with amino-acid sequence MTAERFGAARTRPPRDGEADSQGPEPGGAPPAASDAPRGADAVDRTRMPRHVAIIMDGNGRWAERHGLSRVEGHRAGREALRRVLRGACEYGIEVLTLYAFSTENWRRPAGEVHALMALLLESLEGEAQELHTNGVRFRASGLVGEMPPEVQDAIRRVTALTRDNGTIILNLALNYGSRRELTEAVRRIAGAVAAGVLAPDAIDEQTIARHLFAPDLPDPDLLIRTGGEQRLSNFLLWQAAYTELYFTDVPWPEFTPEHLLAAVAAYQARERRFGGVDRG
- a CDS encoding PASTA domain-containing protein, which gives rise to MRAAAPPNVVGYLLDDARAALAEAGWTDVETSETRPPRRTLVPPYRVLRQRTSGTRVALVVSGERAQT
- the frr gene encoding ribosome recycling factor, which codes for MHAVVADAKSHMQKAVDATKREFAGVRTGRASPALLERVSVDYYGVSTPITQVANVSVPEARLLVIQPWDKQLIKEIERAIQKSELGLTPSTDGAVIRLPIPPLTGDRRKELVKVVHKQAEEGRVAIRNVRRDNREKLERLEKAGDLSKDDARRHQDELQKLTDQFIKDVDTLLAAKEKEITEV
- the pyrH gene encoding UMP kinase — protein: MTEAPAPRYRRVLLKLSGEALGGSGERSLDPDVLHLVAREVRAVRESGADVALVVGGGNIARGVQVAARTGVARVTADYMGLLATVINALALQDAMEREGLETRVQTAIEMHQVAEPYIRRRAIRHLEKGRVVVFAGGTGSPYFTTDTAAALRAIEIEAGAILMAKRGVDGVYDKDPRESANAVRFNRLDYMEVLNRGLKVMDATATSLCMDNGMPIIVFDISRPGNLRRAVLGEEIGTLVGGGNPDARGRR
- the tsf gene encoding translation elongation factor Ts translates to MPDRKGTSTEISAAQVKALRERTGAGIIDCRNALAECGGDIEKAVQVLRAKGLAAAAKRTGRVANDGVVTSYIHAGGRLGVLVEINCETDFVARTEEFKTLARDIAMQIAATDPRYVSREEIAADALESERAAYVAQAIQDGKPEAVAARIAEGKLEKYFATVCLLDQPFIRDEGSKPRTIGEVVHDAISRTKENIKVRRFARFKLGEA